TTGACGACCCGCTCGATATGAAGCGTATTATTGACGCCGGGGTAGACGGAATTACAACCAACCGCGCGGATGTCTTAAACAACGTTTTTAGACACACCAAGAACCACTAACCAGTCTCGGTAGCGATTTCCGAATCGCCGCCATATTAATACAGGGCCGGGGTGTTTGACCCCGGCCCTTGCTGCATCTCAGCAGTTTGTTTGTTGAGCTTGTGACATGTTTGAACGCCTGGTAGGCAGGGTATCAGCTTTACGATCATATGCACGCCTGCTACAGGGGGTTTGAACTATGCGCGGCAGAGCTTTTCTTTCAATATTACCATTTATTGCAGTGCTTTTCATTTGTTGCAGACAGACGAGTGCACAGTTGGCCGACTCGCCATGGCCCTGTTTCAGACATGACCAGTTCCACAGTGCAAGAAGCGTATATGCAGGTCCGTCAAGCGCGACACTTGCGTGGACAAGCCAAATCGGCAGCACAGGCCTCGCTTCGCCTGCCGTGGGCGACGACCGGGTCTATGTCGTCTCCAGTGGGATGCTGGTCGCAATCAGCTTCGGCGGAGAACAGCTCTGGTCATATAACTGCGGCAGCACGGGCGCCTCTTCGCCTGCTATAGCCTCGGACGGCACGGTTTATGTGGCTTCCACAGACGGCTACCTTTATGCCATCTCGTCAAGTGGCTCACTTGTCTGGAAAAAGAGCCTGCAGGGCGCATCCGGCTGCTCACCGACTATCGGCACGGACGGCACGATCTACGTGGGCAGCAGTGCAAAGAAACTATTTGCATTTTATGCCAACGGAACTCAAAAGTTCTGCTATACGGCCGGCGGGGTCATTTCGTCATCAGCCGCGGTGGCATCCGACGGCACGATCTATTTCGGCTGCGAAGACGGCAATCTCTATGCTCTGTATTCCAACGGATCACTCAAGTGGAAGTTTGCAGCACTTTCGTCTTCTGTTATAAAAAGTTCGCCCGCTATCGGCTCCGATGGAAGAATATACTTCGGCACTATGGCCGGACACATGTATGCGCTCCGCCCGGCAGGCACACAAATTTGGAGGTTTGCCTCTTCCGGCGCGATAGTATCATCACCTGCAATCGCCTCCGATGGTTCTATTATCTTCGGCAGCAGGGATGGAGCGCTTTATAGCTTGAGCACAAGTGGCTCTCAACAATGGAAATATTATGTCGCCAGCTATATAGAATCGTCTCCTGCAATAGATTCAGTGGGTACGATATATTTCGGTTCGAGTAATGGGACCATATACGCCTTGAACGAATCCGGATCGCTGATCTGGTCGGCATCCGTGGGCACCGGTGTTACCTCATCGCCTGCCATCGACGATCAGGGCACACTCTATGTTCTCAGCTACAATGGCATCTTGAGCGCGTTTGGAAGCGATACCACGCCTCCGCCTGCCCCCGCCGTGACCGATGATGGCATATATTCGACTCTGTCTAGCACGCTGCATGCATCCTGGTCGTGTGATGACCCCGAGTCCGGCATAAAACAATACGAATATGCCATTGGAACTGCTCCGGGTGGAGATGACCTTGTTCCGTTTACCGATGCAGGCACGGCAACCCATATAACACGGGCAGACCTGGCTCTGGTAAACGGCGCTGACTACTACTTCAGTGTCCGCGCGACAAACGGAGCAGGCCTTGTTGGAGATATCGGCACATCGGACGGGATCAGGGTCGACTATACGCCTCCAATCAGACCGTTGGTTATTGATGACGGCAACTGGACAAGCTCTTCCAGCCAACTGCATATCGTCTTCGGCTCAGGCGACGCCGAATCGGGAATAGACCATTATGAATATTCCATCGGAACCGCGGACGGCCTCAGTGATGTGCTCGGATGGACAAGATCAGGCGCCGCCAGGGAGCAGACCATAACCGGTCTTATTCTATCCCATGGAGTTGCATATTACGCCAGTGTTCGAGCATACAACCGTGCCGGGCTGATGAGCGAAGGCTATTCAAACGGCATCAAGCCTGACCTGACCAAGCCTGTCATAGACTCTATCACGACGAGCGCGACCTCAACACAGATCAAAGCGGCTATAAACGCATCCGATCCGGAGTCCGGCGTTTCGTTGACGCAGTATGTGCTGCTGACCTCGCCTGATGTACCCGCTTCACCTGACTGGCAGTCGGCAGTGTCGGGTCAAGAGGTTGTGATCAACGGCTCATTTAACTGGAACACGACTTACTATATAGCCGCACGCACAAAAAACGGCGTTGGAGTCTGGAGTAACATCGAGGTCAGTGAGGCGATAAAAGTGGACGACACGCCGCCTTCGACACCTGTCGTGACGGATGACGGCGCATACTCAACCAACACAACGAGCCTGAATGCAGGCTGGAGTTCGCAGGATGCGGAGACCGGGATTAAAGAATATGCCTACTGCGTGGGCACATCAGCTGGTATGGACGATACAATTGCCTGGAGGGCTACAACGCATAATTCCATATCCCTTACCGGTCTTGCTTTGGTAAACGGCTACACGTACTACTTTACCGTTCGAGCGACTAATGGCGCTGGACTGGTAAGCACGAACGGCTCTTCCGACGGAATCACAATAGATACGACCGCGCCTTCGACACCGATTGTCACTGACGACGGCGACTTCACATATTCTCCCGACAGCCTGCGCGCAAGCTGGACATCCGCAGATGGTGAGTCCGGTCTGGCAGAATATCTCTTCTGCATAGGAACTTCCCCCGGCTCGGCTGATATATCAGGCTGGACGTCGAGCGGCGCGCAGCCCTGGGCTGCAGTCTCAGGCCTGACCCTGCAGGAAAACGTAAAATACTATTTCACCGTCAAGGCAAAAAACAATGCCGGGCTTACCAGCGAGATGGGCTGCAGCGATGGAATCGAATATAAGCCCGGGGTTACCGTATGGCCAAAATATCGCTGTGACTCGGCAAACACGGGCTGCTCAGTCGTCTCTGCAAGCCTCACCGGCACCATGCGCTGGTATTATCAGACACAGGGATATGTTGAGTCATCCGCTGCAATAGCAGGTGACGGGACGGTATATGTCGGCTCCAGCGACGGCATGCTGTATGCTTTTAATTCATCAGGAGGTCTGCGCTGGACGTACAAAACCGGCGGCAGTATAGACTCGTCACCTGCCATCGACTCTTACGGCAATATCTATATAGGCTCATATGACGGTTATCTATATTGCGTCAGCTCAACCGGCGTGTTGAGATGGAAATATCAGGCCGGCGGTATGATCTGGTCCTCACCCAATCTTGCTTCTGACGGTTCAATCATATTCGGCTGTGAGGATGGCCGTATATATGCAGTCAAAGCCGACGGCACCATCAAGTGGAAATTTCTCTCGGGCGGCGCGGTATGGTCTTCACCCGCCATTGGCGCGGACGGCTCAATCTACTTCGGATGTGGAGACGGAAAGGTCTATGCGCTGACTTCCGGCGGCTCATTGAAGTGGACATATCGGACCGGAAGCGCTATCGACTCATCACCGGCAATAGATGAAAACGGAGTGATCTACATAGGATCAGGAGACTCTACTTTCTACGCGATCGACTCAAACGGCACAAAGAAGTGGAGCAAATATATCGGCCTGATCCCAGACTCTTCGGCAGCCATAGACTCCGACGGCAATGTCTATTTCGGAGCCGGCGTCGTCGGCGGCACAGGAGCGTTTTATGCTCTAAACTCCAATGGCGAGACTCTATGGCACATGAACCTGCCGGGCGCGGTCAAGTCATCGCCCGCGATTGCTCAAGACGGCACCATCTACTTCGGCTGCGCGGATGGAACGATGTATGCGGTTGCCCCGAATGGCACGCTGATTTGGAAGCATAAAGTCTCGCAGTCGATCTTATCGTCACCGGCGCTCGGACCGGACGGCTCCGTCATTGCAGGCTCGGATAATGGCTGCATTTACTGTTTCAGAGATACTGCATCTGGTGACACTACCACTCCAACAACACCCATCATCACAATAGACAAACAAATATTGACCCCAGGGCAGACACTCAACTGCTCATGGTCGGCTTCCGACCCTGAGTCGGGCATACAATACTACTCCTATGCCGTTGGGACTCAACCCGACTACAGCGACATTATCGCCTGGAAAGCCGCAGGCAGATCCGTCTCTGCTGAGATTTCTATGCAGTCTATCGAAGCTGGGATTATATATTACGTTTCAGTAAAAGCAACCAACTGGGCCTCACTTACAAGCGGCGCGGGGTCTTCAGAACCGTTTACTATTATTCTTGACTCTGCGGAAAACTCTATCGGCCAGGCCAAGCAGGTTGCGGACGGCAGCATTCAGTTAAAGGGCAAAGTCGTCTCGGCGGTATTTGACGACTGTGTATACGTCGAGGAATTAGGCAGGACATCCGGGATCAGATGCGCACTCAGCGGCTGCAGCCTTGAGCCGGGCGCACTGGCTGATGTGTCAGGAGTGATGGACGCTCGCTATGGCGAGAGGGTGATCGATTTGGCTGTGCTCAAGGACACAAAACTGCGCTGTGAACTCAAGCCGTTTTATATGCGCAGCAGCTTCATAACTCGGCCTGGCCTTGACCCAGTCGGGCTACTGGTCAAAGTATGCGGTAGAGTTACTGCCTCGGGTGATGGATATATCGTGATATCCGACGGCTCGGAATCCATGTCTGAGCGCGGCACTGCAGGTATAGAAATTCGAACGGATGAAGACACCAGCCAGTTCAAGACCGGAGACTACGTGATCGCCACCGGCATAGCCTGCCGCGAGCTTGTGGGTTCCACTACAGCCACCGTACTCAGAGCTACATCCATCTCGCCGGTCACTAAATAGTTTTCCGTAGGGGTGAAGCATTTACCGATCAATAAGGACATCGGCGGTTATAACAGTCGCAAATTTATGATGGGTAAGGATCTCCGAATCCTTACCCGAAAACCAGCGTCGGATCTCCGAATCCGGCTATTCCAGCAAAGGTTGCGGGGTTCAGAGACCCCAATTTGGCAGCAAGCAGGTTTGTCGTAGGGGCGAAGCATTTGCCGACCAATAAGGACATCGGTAGTTATAACAGTTGCAAATGCTTCGCCCGTAACATACTGCCTGTGCTATAATTTCTCACACCAATGCGTAAAATCACATCTCCAAGGAGGATTCCGATGGTCACTATTCGCCTTGCAGGGGCAGAAGATATAGAACAGGTTGCTGCTTTACGTATGGCTTTCCTAAAAGAAATGAACCCAAGTTCACCTGAGTCTGAAACTACGCTTCTGAGCTTGACTCGCCAATATATCACAGAAAAACTTCCGACGGGAGAATTCCTGGTCTGGTTTGCCGAGGAGGATGGGAAGATTGTCGGGACTGGAGGTCTGATTTTTTCACACAGACCACCGACAGCCAATAACACATCCATACTCCAAGCGTATATCCTCAATATGTATACGGTTCCTCAGCACCGCGGCAGAGGCATAGCGACAATGCTGCTTCAGCATATCATCGAATATGTGAAAACCACCCCCGCACAACGCATTGCTCTTCAAGCCTCAGAGATGGGCCAGCACATCTACGAAAAGTTTGGGTTCAAGTCTTCGAACAGATATATGACACTGGCGTTGCAGAAACCGGACTGATCAGTCCGGCGGATACACACCATCACCCTCCATTATCTCAGCAAGAGCATCGTCTTTGTTGACTTTGAGAAGTAGAATTGGGTGGTTGCCTGGTGTGAGGACAGTTGCTGTGGCGACTGTCTTAGGCCTCAATGACTGCGTCTCATCGTCCCAGAGCATCTTCTTTATGCTGACGGATTTGCCGTAGTTGAGTGGAGTTGTGGTGCGCGCATATATGGTATTGACTTCAGGCATACGGCGTATGATATTGCCCAACCTGTGCGGGTCGTCAAGCGCCTTGAACTGCATATCGGTCTTTTTGGCTCCAAGCGCAATAGCCTCCGCAGTCAAGTAATCGATTCGCTTTTGGGTGTCCGGGTGGCTGGCAAAAATTGCGGAGACTTCGTATCGGTTCAGGTTGCTTTCGATGTTAAGGAGCTTTTTCATGGATGTCACCGCGCCGGAAGGATTGAACCCGGCTTTGGCTGCCATCTTGATACCCATCTCGTCGGCCTCGCGCTCCATGATCCGCGAGTAACGCTGAGTAATGGCTGCATTTCCCCACACCGCAATATTGCCGAGCACACCGCCCCCCATGATTATCACCGGCAGCATCCATAAAGCGCGCTGCCGGCTCTTGAGCATCATATCTACGCCATGGCGCCGGTCGCAGTGTGTCATTTCGTGCGCGAGTATGGCACCGCGTTCATCAGGGGTCATAATCTGCCACATTCGCTCGGTGAAGTAGACATATCCGCCGGGCAGAGCAAATGCATTGATCTCGTCCTTGGCCTGGATGATCATAAAGCGATATTTAATCTGCTTGCGCTCGACGAGCGGTGCCATCTTTGCGCCCATCTCGGCGATATCCTGCTGCCACTTCTGGTTTTCGGAGGGCGGCATCTCCTTTTCGACCTCTTTTGACGCCTGCTCCCCGAGCTTAATCTCATCCTCAATCGAGAAGGCCGACGCGCTGACACACACCGTCAGCAGAGCCATTATCATGAACCCAGAGAACCAATAACGCCTCAAGACTCGCCCCCGTAATATCATATCGTCTGATCGTTGATCGTGTATCAACGATCAACGATCAACGATACACGATCAGATGTTCACTTTGCTTCAGTCTTCTTCTTTTATCCCTCCAGGTATCCTACCTGGAGGGCTTCTCTTCATACACGTCGAAGCCATTTTGAATATCGGTCATGCTTTTGCCGGGCAAAAACATGCTCATCTTCATCACGATCTTCCCCTTGGATGCTGCAAGTATTGCAGTTCCAATGATCCGGTCCTCATATTTGACTTTCGAGTTCCATGCCGGAGTCGTTACTTCATACGTTTTCTTCGAGTCCAAAGCCCGGTCGGGCAATACTTCGATCGTTTGACCGCTCCTGCCCATCGAGATTATAATCCCGGCCCAGCGCTTCTCATCAGGATCATTCAACTTAACAAGCACCGAGCCTGTCGCGACCGGCGCATAAGAATACTCGGAGCGTGTAGCTGCTACATACCCCGTTGGGCTTTTGGGGTCGGTGATAACCACATAGCCTGCGTTGTCGTTAACCAACTTGTCCGACTCATTGTTCCACACCTGCTGGAGCGCAATGAATCTGTCAAACTTCTCAATCTGCGACTTTGATATTACTTTCCCTTTCTCCAGGCTCGCTATTCCGCCGGCTGCTTCCGGCGCAGGAAGAGCGCACACGTCTGTTCCGACTGTGATCTTGTCGGCTTTGACTCCGGACATCAGCGCTATCTGCGCGGAGTATGCGCTCCCGGCAGACGTGACCACACCCCTGGCGACCGGCACCGCAATATGGTTTTCGTAACGATAGTCCCAACCCTGACCCATCAGCCACACTATGTCTCCCGTTTGCAGTTTTTTTGATGATCCGAATCGTACATTCATATCGGATACATATGCCACAGTGCCGATCTTGTTCGGGTTGGGTATCTCTTTGACGTCCTCAGGCGGCACCGGCACTCCCATCTTTTCAAGATCGGCGGTGAGGTATGCGAGTCTGTCCTTAGTCAGCGGGTGATTACTGAAATATACCGACCCCTCGCCGCCCGCTTCTGTCTGAAACCTGTTTATCTTGCGCATGGACAAAAGCAGCCCCGCAGGGTTATAGCCGGCTTCGTGGAGCAGTTGAACACCTATCTCATCGGCCTGCTTTTCATCACCACGCGAATAGTTGAGGACTGCAAAGCTATGCCACATATTTACGAAATCACTCACGCTGCGATTAGCGCCGATCACAGTCAAGAACGCTCCCAGATACCAAGATTGGCGGTTGGCTTTTGATGCGGCATCTATTGCGTGACGCCTGTCTATGTGGACTATCTCATGTGCGAGGACACCCTTGCGCTCATCCGGCCTGAGCACATCCCAAAGATGACTGGCGAAATATACATATCCGCCTGGTGTGGAAAACGCGTTCAGATCGTCCTGCTTTAATATCCTGAAATGGTATTTGATCTGAGGTCTGTTGATACTGCTGCCTTTGACCAACTGCTGGCCGTATTCGTTGATCTCCTTGAGTGCTGCTTCATCCTTGACCTGCTCGTATTCCTTGAGGATCTCGACATCCAGCTTCTTACCGAGGTCTATCTCATCCTGGAGTGTAGTCGTCGCAAAAGCCGTGGACGCAAAAAGCACGCAGCATGTGATAATAAACGCACACAACCATGCAGCATGGTATACGCTATATCGGCATCGGTGTTTGGTGTTTCGGAAATTCATTCCCGAAACTTGGTATTTCGGGAATTCATTCCCGAAACTTATAATTGTAGGCCTCATTATTTCAATCCGTCCTTCGATCAAAATATATACTAAATACAGTATAGCTCAGACGAGTCTCTATCGAAACACTTATGATATATGTATAAGACGCAAGAATGCCGGACAAGTGCCCCTGGATATTGCGCGCTTGCATACATCAGGCTGCATTGTTATTATATGGTCTGACGAGGTGAGTATAATGTGGCATTTATCCTTTCCATGCTGGCAGTTTATTGCGCGCGCAGCGGTTGTCTATATTGCCGTAATTGTGTTGCTGCGCCTGGGAGGCAAGAGGCAGGTCGGGCAGATGGGTGTAGGCGAACTGGTCGCAATATTGCTGATCAGTAATGCCGTGCAAAACTCCATGAACGGCGGCGACAACTCCATCACAGGCGGGGTTATCCTGGCGAGTGTGATAATTGCCTTGAGTATCTTTATGGAATATGCGACGTTCAAGTCAAAGCGTTTTGAGAACCTGATCCAGGGACGCCCCACCCTGCTGATTCATCACGGCAAGATGATAGAGCACAACCTCGACAAAGAGAGGCTGAGCCCGAGTGAACTGAAAACAATACTCCGTCGCCAGGGTATTCATGATATACACGAAGTCGCCGAAGCAATCCTCGAAAGCGACGGCTATGTCAGCGTCACTAAATATTCAGATACAAACAGTACGCATGATTGATGCGTAGGCCAACAAGGAATTTGCCGAGATATGGCGAAGAGTAGTGTATGCCTGCTAAACAGACAAATGAGAATCAAGATCGGCCTATCGAGTCAAAACAAGGCTCGATAGGCCGGTATATAGTGATGTTTCTCGCCGCTCTGGGCATCTTGCTGGGGCTTTGGCTGATAGTAAAGCTCAAGCCGATAGTAGTGCTGGTGGTGATATCAATCGTCTTTGCGTGCGGCCTGGCACCGGCTGTTGCCTGGCTGGAGAGGCTGCGGATGCCGCGCGGTCGAAAGATGCCAAGGGGTCTGGCGATAGTGCTGGTATACATTACAGCGCTTGCGCTCTTTCTGACTGCAGCCGGGCTCATCGCCGTGCCTCTGGTAAAGGAAAGCATCAAGTTTTCCAATCACCTGCCGGAATATTTGGACGGTGTAAAGACATGGCTTGCCGATATGCATCAACAATACTCATACGTGCCGGATTATGCGGGATTGGTAGACAAAGCAAAGTCTCAGATAGACACCGCAGGAAATTATGTACTCAGCTCCGCCCCGGCAGTGTTCGGGTTCTTCGGAAGCGTGATCGCGTTTCTATCCGTAGCGGTGATGACTTTCTATATACTCCTTACGCGTGAGAGCATCCGCGACTCTTTCCTGTCGCTGTTTCCCCCAAAGCGCGCAGGCAGGGTCGGCGCCACTTTCAGCCATATGGGCCTGGCAATGGGCGGATGGCTGCGCGGGCAGATAACTCTGGCGATCATAATCGGCGTCTCGGTCTCGCTTGCCATGTGGGCTCTGCGTGTGCCTTACGCCGCCGTGATAGGTGTTGTCGGCGCAGTAGGCGAGGTCATACCTATGGTCGGGCCGGTCGCCGCTGCTGTGCCGGCCATTATAATATCGCTATTCAGCCCAAACTGGCATTGGCAGCTTCCGGCGGTTATAGTCTTCTTCTTTTTGTTGACCCAGACCGAGAACAATTTCCTCGCTCCCAAGATTATGCAAAAGCATGTCGGGCTCAGCCCTCTTATGACGATTATCGCGCTGCTATCAGGCGCAACCCTGCTCGGCATAGTAGGCGCGCTGCTTGCGATCCCAATCGCCGCGGCGCTGCAGGTACTGATAAAAGAAATAATCGTCCCGGCGATAAGAAACAGCTCCAACCAAAAATAGCAATCATATCCTATAACAGTTGGGGGGCAGATTTTGAATCTGCCCCCAACATAGTCGCTATGGATAATACTATCCTAACTTAACTAAAAACCCCTCTTATAAATCAATCGGAAGCCCGCCAACCTGTTCCACACGCACCAGCCTGCCCTGCCCCGGTTTGAATGCTGCGCTCCACGCAAACTTCTTGCTCGGGTGGAAAGCTGAGTAAGTGGTCTCATCATTCACTGCAACCGGCTCCTCAGCCCCGATTATAGGGCTAAGTTCATGCAATATAACTTTATGCGAGAAGACGACTTTGGCTTTTACTGTCTTATCAAGGCTGCGGTTTACAATCATGGCATACTTATCGCCGTTATTCGAGACGAACTCGCCGATGATAAAATCACCGTCTTCTATCCTGTCAAGCAGATTGCCTGATTGCAGTTTCTCGGCTCCG
This genomic stretch from Armatimonadota bacterium harbors:
- a CDS encoding YetF domain-containing protein gives rise to the protein MWHLSFPCWQFIARAAVVYIAVIVLLRLGGKRQVGQMGVGELVAILLISNAVQNSMNGGDNSITGGVILASVIIALSIFMEYATFKSKRFENLIQGRPTLLIHHGKMIEHNLDKERLSPSELKTILRRQGIHDIHEVAEAILESDGYVSVTKYSDTNSTHD
- a CDS encoding M48 family metalloprotease, which encodes MRRYWFSGFMIMALLTVCVSASAFSIEDEIKLGEQASKEVEKEMPPSENQKWQQDIAEMGAKMAPLVERKQIKYRFMIIQAKDEINAFALPGGYVYFTERMWQIMTPDERGAILAHEMTHCDRRHGVDMMLKSRQRALWMLPVIIMGGGVLGNIAVWGNAAITQRYSRIMEREADEMGIKMAAKAGFNPSGAVTSMKKLLNIESNLNRYEVSAIFASHPDTQKRIDYLTAEAIALGAKKTDMQFKALDDPHRLGNIIRRMPEVNTIYARTTTPLNYGKSVSIKKMLWDDETQSLRPKTVATATVLTPGNHPILLLKVNKDDALAEIMEGDGVYPPD
- a CDS encoding PQQ-binding-like beta-propeller repeat protein, with the translated sequence MRGRAFLSILPFIAVLFICCRQTSAQLADSPWPCFRHDQFHSARSVYAGPSSATLAWTSQIGSTGLASPAVGDDRVYVVSSGMLVAISFGGEQLWSYNCGSTGASSPAIASDGTVYVASTDGYLYAISSSGSLVWKKSLQGASGCSPTIGTDGTIYVGSSAKKLFAFYANGTQKFCYTAGGVISSSAAVASDGTIYFGCEDGNLYALYSNGSLKWKFAALSSSVIKSSPAIGSDGRIYFGTMAGHMYALRPAGTQIWRFASSGAIVSSPAIASDGSIIFGSRDGALYSLSTSGSQQWKYYVASYIESSPAIDSVGTIYFGSSNGTIYALNESGSLIWSASVGTGVTSSPAIDDQGTLYVLSYNGILSAFGSDTTPPPAPAVTDDGIYSTLSSTLHASWSCDDPESGIKQYEYAIGTAPGGDDLVPFTDAGTATHITRADLALVNGADYYFSVRATNGAGLVGDIGTSDGIRVDYTPPIRPLVIDDGNWTSSSSQLHIVFGSGDAESGIDHYEYSIGTADGLSDVLGWTRSGAAREQTITGLILSHGVAYYASVRAYNRAGLMSEGYSNGIKPDLTKPVIDSITTSATSTQIKAAINASDPESGVSLTQYVLLTSPDVPASPDWQSAVSGQEVVINGSFNWNTTYYIAARTKNGVGVWSNIEVSEAIKVDDTPPSTPVVTDDGAYSTNTTSLNAGWSSQDAETGIKEYAYCVGTSAGMDDTIAWRATTHNSISLTGLALVNGYTYYFTVRATNGAGLVSTNGSSDGITIDTTAPSTPIVTDDGDFTYSPDSLRASWTSADGESGLAEYLFCIGTSPGSADISGWTSSGAQPWAAVSGLTLQENVKYYFTVKAKNNAGLTSEMGCSDGIEYKPGVTVWPKYRCDSANTGCSVVSASLTGTMRWYYQTQGYVESSAAIAGDGTVYVGSSDGMLYAFNSSGGLRWTYKTGGSIDSSPAIDSYGNIYIGSYDGYLYCVSSTGVLRWKYQAGGMIWSSPNLASDGSIIFGCEDGRIYAVKADGTIKWKFLSGGAVWSSPAIGADGSIYFGCGDGKVYALTSGGSLKWTYRTGSAIDSSPAIDENGVIYIGSGDSTFYAIDSNGTKKWSKYIGLIPDSSAAIDSDGNVYFGAGVVGGTGAFYALNSNGETLWHMNLPGAVKSSPAIAQDGTIYFGCADGTMYAVAPNGTLIWKHKVSQSILSSPALGPDGSVIAGSDNGCIYCFRDTASGDTTTPTTPIITIDKQILTPGQTLNCSWSASDPESGIQYYSYAVGTQPDYSDIIAWKAAGRSVSAEISMQSIEAGIIYYVSVKATNWASLTSGAGSSEPFTIILDSAENSIGQAKQVADGSIQLKGKVVSAVFDDCVYVEELGRTSGIRCALSGCSLEPGALADVSGVMDARYGERVIDLAVLKDTKLRCELKPFYMRSSFITRPGLDPVGLLVKVCGRVTASGDGYIVISDGSESMSERGTAGIEIRTDEDTSQFKTGDYVIATGIACRELVGSTTATVLRATSISPVTK
- a CDS encoding M48 family metalloprotease, which gives rise to MCAFIITCCVLFASTAFATTTLQDEIDLGKKLDVEILKEYEQVKDEAALKEINEYGQQLVKGSSINRPQIKYHFRILKQDDLNAFSTPGGYVYFASHLWDVLRPDERKGVLAHEIVHIDRRHAIDAASKANRQSWYLGAFLTVIGANRSVSDFVNMWHSFAVLNYSRGDEKQADEIGVQLLHEAGYNPAGLLLSMRKINRFQTEAGGEGSVYFSNHPLTKDRLAYLTADLEKMGVPVPPEDVKEIPNPNKIGTVAYVSDMNVRFGSSKKLQTGDIVWLMGQGWDYRYENHIAVPVARGVVTSAGSAYSAQIALMSGVKADKITVGTDVCALPAPEAAGGIASLEKGKVISKSQIEKFDRFIALQQVWNNESDKLVNDNAGYVVITDPKSPTGYVAATRSEYSYAPVATGSVLVKLNDPDEKRWAGIIISMGRSGQTIEVLPDRALDSKKTYEVTTPAWNSKVKYEDRIIGTAILAASKGKIVMKMSMFLPGKSMTDIQNGFDVYEEKPSR
- a CDS encoding AI-2E family transporter, coding for MPAKQTNENQDRPIESKQGSIGRYIVMFLAALGILLGLWLIVKLKPIVVLVVISIVFACGLAPAVAWLERLRMPRGRKMPRGLAIVLVYITALALFLTAAGLIAVPLVKESIKFSNHLPEYLDGVKTWLADMHQQYSYVPDYAGLVDKAKSQIDTAGNYVLSSAPAVFGFFGSVIAFLSVAVMTFYILLTRESIRDSFLSLFPPKRAGRVGATFSHMGLAMGGWLRGQITLAIIIGVSVSLAMWALRVPYAAVIGVVGAVGEVIPMVGPVAAAVPAIIISLFSPNWHWQLPAVIVFFFLLTQTENNFLAPKIMQKHVGLSPLMTIIALLSGATLLGIVGALLAIPIAAALQVLIKEIIVPAIRNSSNQK
- a CDS encoding GNAT family N-acetyltransferase; this translates as MVTIRLAGAEDIEQVAALRMAFLKEMNPSSPESETTLLSLTRQYITEKLPTGEFLVWFAEEDGKIVGTGGLIFSHRPPTANNTSILQAYILNMYTVPQHRGRGIATMLLQHIIEYVKTTPAQRIALQASEMGQHIYEKFGFKSSNRYMTLALQKPD